One genomic window of Halovivax cerinus includes the following:
- a CDS encoding RNA-guided endonuclease InsQ/TnpB family protein — MEVRRTVPVKLDVADSDADRRHETISEFLWAANYVVDHAWQGEYKTTSKAELQRETYDDVRDETRLQANLVQNARNKAADAVQSVVARWKHGDYAGKPHFTAPTLFYDKRCATFNDDHATLSTVEGRIIAEYVLPDESRETPHSEYLFSDDYEVTGGELHYRDGDFYLHVRTTADVESETADEGNDEHRTVLGVDLGIENVAVTSTGTFWNGSELNHWHREFEKRRGSLQQRGTRAAHETIQSVGRTETGRYNHFLHTVSKELVAEAVEHDCDVIAFENLTGIRERMPRAKKFHAWAFRRLFEYVEYKAEMVGISAKQVSPAYTSQRCSKCGFTHENNRPTSDGQDVFECLKCGYSPHADYNAAKNIGLKHLRSAQKSSGGGAPVNVRLNRGTLNVNGEYEPAADGGQNGSPRESATLNEANGEAVSE, encoded by the coding sequence ATGGAGGTACGTCGCACCGTCCCCGTCAAACTCGACGTGGCCGACAGCGACGCCGACCGCCGCCACGAAACCATTTCCGAGTTCCTGTGGGCCGCCAACTACGTCGTAGACCACGCATGGCAAGGCGAGTACAAGACTACGAGCAAAGCCGAACTTCAACGCGAAACTTACGACGACGTTCGGGACGAAACGAGGCTTCAAGCGAACCTCGTCCAGAACGCCCGCAACAAGGCCGCCGACGCCGTACAGAGCGTCGTCGCTCGGTGGAAGCACGGTGACTACGCGGGGAAACCGCACTTCACCGCCCCGACCCTCTTCTACGACAAGCGATGTGCGACCTTCAACGACGACCACGCAACGCTCTCAACCGTCGAAGGACGCATCATCGCCGAGTACGTTCTTCCCGACGAGAGTCGCGAGACTCCCCACTCGGAGTACCTATTCAGCGACGACTACGAAGTGACGGGCGGGGAACTCCATTACCGCGACGGCGATTTCTACCTTCACGTCCGAACAACGGCGGACGTGGAGTCCGAGACTGCCGACGAAGGCAACGACGAGCACAGAACAGTCCTCGGCGTTGACCTCGGCATCGAAAACGTCGCCGTCACCTCCACAGGGACGTTCTGGAACGGGTCGGAGTTGAACCATTGGCACCGCGAGTTCGAGAAACGACGTGGCTCGCTTCAACAGCGTGGAACGCGGGCCGCTCACGAAACCATCCAGTCGGTCGGGCGTACCGAGACAGGTCGCTACAACCACTTCTTACACACTGTCTCGAAGGAACTCGTCGCAGAAGCCGTCGAACACGACTGTGACGTAATCGCGTTTGAGAACCTGACGGGGATTCGTGAGCGGATGCCTCGTGCCAAGAAGTTCCACGCATGGGCGTTCCGACGCCTGTTCGAGTACGTCGAGTATAAGGCCGAGATGGTTGGTATCTCGGCTAAACAGGTGAGTCCTGCGTACACGAGCCAGCGGTGTTCCAAGTGTGGATTCACTCACGAGAACAACCGCCCGACCTCGGACGGACAGGACGTGTTCGAGTGTCTGAAGTGCGGGTACTCACCGCACGCGGACTATAACGCGGCGAAGAATATCGGTCTGAAGCATCTCCGCTCGGCGCAAAAGTCGTCGGGTGGAGGCGCACCCGTAAACGTGCGCTTGAATCGCGGGACGTTGAACGTGAACGGCGAATACGAGCCTGCCGCCGACGGCGGCCAGAACGGGAGTCCACGCGAAAGCGCCACCCTCAACGAAGCGAACGGCGAAGCCGTGAGCGAGTAG
- a CDS encoding cohesin domain-containing protein, translating into MAGTLQRTRRALVLVVVIAVGAAALSAGGIGTVASQTGASVVVDTPDSVGTNETVVGDVDFEDVTDAEGVGSFTITLTYDPSKITLAATRDADSAFDVQSSTPSEGELRVTGYTGQETGPDGDGPLFDVETTGVNATESASIDVEISTFTDADGNDIPVSGTGDSIAVQSGGGGGLPPAPPGGGDDSGGDEAGGSDGSSDGGSDDASGDGSSDGAGGSGDESDGSDGSDGSDSSGDGIPGFGVTVALLAIALTALVAHGGRT; encoded by the coding sequence ATGGCAGGAACACTACAGCGGACGAGGCGCGCGCTGGTACTGGTCGTCGTGATCGCGGTCGGCGCCGCGGCCCTCTCGGCCGGTGGCATCGGGACCGTGGCGTCCCAGACCGGAGCGTCGGTCGTCGTCGACACGCCCGATTCCGTGGGGACGAACGAGACGGTCGTCGGTGACGTCGACTTCGAAGACGTGACGGATGCCGAAGGCGTCGGTTCGTTCACGATCACCCTCACGTACGATCCGTCGAAGATAACGCTCGCGGCGACCCGTGATGCGGACAGCGCCTTCGACGTGCAATCTTCGACGCCGAGTGAGGGCGAACTCAGAGTCACGGGCTACACGGGACAGGAGACCGGCCCGGACGGCGACGGACCGCTGTTCGACGTCGAGACGACGGGAGTGAACGCGACGGAGTCGGCGTCGATCGACGTCGAGATCTCGACGTTCACCGACGCGGACGGCAACGACATTCCCGTCTCCGGGACCGGCGATTCGATCGCCGTCCAGAGCGGCGGTGGCGGCGGATTGCCGCCCGCGCCGCCCGGGGGCGGTGACGATAGCGGCGGTGACGAGGCAGGCGGGAGCGATGGCTCGAGTGACGGCGGTTCCGACGACGCCAGCGGCGACGGGAGCTCCGACGGCGCGGGCGGTTCCGGTGACGAATCGGATGGATCCGACGGGTCAGACGGGTCCGATAGCTCCGGCGACGGGATCCCCGGCTTCGGCGTGACCGTCGCGCTGCTGGCCATCGCGTTGACCGCGCTGGTTGCCCACGGCGGGCGTACCTGA
- a CDS encoding dockerin type I repeat-containing protein: MSTVRTQLPALVVAATLALCLLTASVAVAQDGSTEQGYEISIETGDGLVADDGQTIGVTMDNTNGESDLFSPIVELALPDAYSVSQDALERAYVEYPDGTTEPVNDAEIQSSSIGDGDAVFLFGENVPQGEAYTYYVNVSIDQPGTATVEAETRLLYNENDPSVTARTQQDVTANGYGTLTATVADPDGNEISDADVLVDGESVGSGAAAVDRVEGTYEVSAEAPDGSPVTLPTFERTIGVGDTTSVSYTVPDALQDPTVVATDRTAGVLAGSTSQVEAQSPTAERVRQVDVSFLLQTAGGTAVVAVPTESAVGPVSDRTGLVDSGTIELTDTGTVTNARIDAADDTMVTVTFDGYRLGDVTADGTVDSDDADTVASEVARQGAGTTYYDVDGDGEVTAVDAMYIAQYANDNRNADYSGT, translated from the coding sequence ATGTCGACCGTGCGAACGCAGCTCCCTGCGCTGGTCGTCGCCGCGACGCTCGCGCTCTGTCTTCTCACGGCGAGCGTGGCGGTCGCGCAGGATGGATCGACCGAACAGGGATACGAGATCAGTATCGAGACGGGTGACGGACTGGTCGCGGACGACGGACAGACGATCGGCGTGACGATGGACAACACGAACGGGGAGAGCGACCTGTTCAGCCCCATCGTCGAGCTCGCACTGCCGGACGCCTATTCGGTATCCCAGGACGCGCTGGAGCGCGCGTACGTCGAGTACCCCGACGGAACGACCGAACCGGTCAACGACGCCGAGATCCAGTCCAGCTCGATCGGCGACGGAGACGCGGTGTTCCTCTTCGGGGAGAACGTCCCGCAGGGCGAGGCCTACACCTACTACGTGAACGTCTCGATCGACCAACCCGGCACCGCGACGGTCGAGGCCGAGACGCGGCTGCTCTACAACGAGAACGACCCGAGTGTCACGGCGCGGACCCAACAGGACGTGACAGCGAACGGGTACGGAACGCTGACCGCGACCGTGGCGGATCCGGATGGGAACGAGATCTCGGACGCGGACGTGCTGGTAGACGGCGAATCCGTCGGGTCGGGTGCGGCTGCCGTCGACCGCGTCGAGGGGACGTACGAAGTGTCTGCGGAGGCACCCGACGGATCCCCGGTCACGCTCCCGACGTTCGAGCGGACGATCGGAGTTGGAGACACCACGTCGGTTAGTTACACCGTCCCCGACGCACTCCAGGATCCGACCGTGGTCGCGACCGATCGAACCGCAGGGGTGCTCGCGGGATCGACCAGCCAGGTGGAGGCCCAATCGCCGACGGCCGAGCGGGTTCGGCAGGTAGACGTGAGCTTTCTCCTGCAGACCGCCGGCGGAACGGCGGTCGTCGCCGTCCCGACGGAGTCCGCCGTCGGCCCGGTGAGCGACCGGACGGGCCTGGTCGACTCGGGAACGATCGAGCTGACTGACACCGGTACCGTGACCAACGCCAGAATTGACGCGGCTGACGACACGATGGTTACCGTCACGTTCGACGGCTATCGCCTCGGTGACGTGACCGCGGACGGCACCGTCGATTCGGACGACGCCGACACGGTCGCGTCCGAGGTTGCCCGCCAGGGTGCGGGCACGACGTACTACGACGTGGACGGTGACGGCGAGGTGACGGCGGTCGACGCGATGTACATCGCACAGTACGCGAACGACAACCGAAACGCGGACTACAGCGGAACGTGA